The following are from one region of the Deltaproteobacteria bacterium genome:
- a CDS encoding DUF2007 domain-containing protein — protein sequence MNWKKLITLDNRFQADLLTDALGKAEIPFLVKEYKDTAYNGLFVTQKGWGTVMVEETRLEEARTITQELFGDPMGWDALE from the coding sequence ATGAACTGGAAAAAATTGATCACCCTGGACAATCGATTCCAGGCCGATCTTTTAACCGATGCCCTTGGAAAGGCCGAGATCCCTTTTTTGGTCAAGGAATATAAAGACACCGCCTATAACGGCCTGTTTGTTACTCAAAAGGGCTGGGGAACGGTCATGGTGGAAGAAACCAGACTGGAGGAGGCCCGGACCATTACGCAAGAACTTTTCGGGGATCCTATGG